CGGCGGCAGCAGGTGCCGTGCTCGCCGGGGTCGTGCTCTCGAACTTCCAGTACGCGGGACTGGGCATCGCCGCATCGGTGATCGTCCTGGCCATCGTCGTGCTCTCGCCGCTCGGACGCGCGAAACGGTGAAGGGCGTGGTGGGCGCGGACGCGACCGCGCCCACCGTCGCTCAGGTGTACCAGGTCGGCTCGGGTACCTCGTTCTTCAGCACGAACGTGCCGACCTCGCGCTTCTTGTACGCGATCGGATCGTGCAGGCTGTGCGTACGCAGGTTGCGCCAGAAGATGTCGAGGCCGACCGAACTCGCCGACGCCCGAGCACCCGTGAGCTCGTAGACCTTCGTGGCGACCGTCAGCCCGTCGTCGACGACCCGCAGCTTGCCCGCCGCGACACGCACCGCGATCTCACCGCGTCGGCGAGCGGTCAGCTCCTCCCGTGGGGCGTGCAGCACGGCGCTGATCTCGCCGCCGACGGCGTCCAGCAGTGCCTCGTCGGCCCAGAGCGTCGACGCCAGTTCGCCATAGCCTTCGAGCAGGTACCACTCGTCGGTCGCGTGCTGCTTGTCGTCTCCTCCGTACGGCCAGGGGCGCGTGCGGGTGCGCGTGTATGCGGAGGCCGTCTCGAGCGCTCCCTGCGCGATGCCGAGGTAGAAGTTCGCGAACACGAGCTGGATCGTCGGCACGTTGAGGGTGTTGTAGGTCAGCGGCCGGAACTGCCTGTCGACGAAGCCCGCCGCCTCAGCCCACGGCACGCGGACATCGCGGATCTGCACCGAGCCGGACTCGGTCAGGCGCTGGCCCAGGCTGTCCCAGTCGTCTGCGAACACGATGCCGTCCTGAGCGGTGGGGACGATGGCGAAGATGTGCGTGTCGGTGCCCTCGAGGACTCCTTCGAGCACCGTGAGATCCGAGATCTGGCCACCTGTGGAGAACGACTTGCGCCCCGAGAAGACGAGGTCGTCTCCGTCCTCTCGGATCAAGAGGTCGGAATCGCGCGGATTGACCGCCCCGCCGAAGACGAAGGCGTTCGAGGTGTACAGCTCTTCGACGGCCGCGATCTGCTCCTCCGTCCCCACGAGCCGCGCGGCCCATGCCCAGAGGTAGTGGTACCCCAGGACCTGTCCGATCGACCCGTCCCCGCGAGCGACCGTTCTGATCACCCGATAGGCCGTCTCCCACGTCTCGCCGGCGCCGCCGTGCGCTCGAGGGCCGAGCAGCGTGACCAGGCCGGAGTCCTTGAGCAGCTGCACCTCGGCGTGGGGCGTCCTGTTCGCGCGGTCCCTCTCGACGGCATCCACCGCGAGGATGTCGGCCACCTCCTGAGCGCGGCCGAGCCATTCGTCGGTGGTCTGCGGCCGTGCGCTCTCGCGCCAGCGGTCGCCGAGCCCTGTGGTCACTGCATCCGTGATCGTCACGTCTTTCCCCTTCCGGTTGGTCGATGCGGCAACGATAGGAGCACGATGCCGCTGTGCCGAGCGCTGTTACCCCGGGTGAGGGGGTGTGACGCCGGGTGAGCATCTGTGACCCGCCGTGACGGGAGGCGGGCACTCGCGAACCTCCGTGGGACGGGCAGGTCGCGACGACTCGCGGCAACTAGAATCGGAGGGATATGGCTACCCCGCACCCCCTCACCACGACCGCCAGTGGCACCGACGTCCGCGTCCGCTTCTGCCCCTCGCCGACCGGACTGCCGCATGTCGGCATGGTCCGCACGGCCCTGTTCAACTGGGCGTACGCGCGCCACACGGGCGGGAAGATGGTGTTCCGCATCGAAGACACCGACGCCGCGCGCGACAGCGAGGAGAGCTTCCGCCAGCTCGTCGACGCCCTGACCTGGCTCAAGATCGACTGGGACGAGGGCGTCGAGGTCGGTGGCCCGCACGCGCCGTACCGGCAGTCGGAGCGTCACGAGATCTACCGCGGCGTCATCGACAAGCTGCTCGCGACCGGTGCCCTCTACGAGAGCTACTCGACCGCCGAGGAGATCGACGCCCGCAACGAGGCGAACGGTCGCGCGAAGCAGCTCGGCTACGACAACTTCGATCGCACCCTGACCGAGGAGCAGAAGGCCGCGTTCCGTGCGGAGGGTCGCCAGCCGGCCCTCCGACTGCAGGCGCCTGACGAGGACCTCACGTACGTCGACCTGATCCGCGGCGAGGTGACCTTCCCCGCGGGATCGTTCCCCGACTTCGTGGTGGTGCGCCCGAACGGCATCCCGCTCTACACCTTCGTCAATCCGGTCGACGATGCGCTGATGGGCATCACGCACGTGCTGCGCGGCGAGGACCTGATGCCGTCGACCGCGCGCCAGCTCGCGCTGTACGCCGCGCTGATCGAGGCGGGCGTCACGACGTTCGTCCCGCGCTTCGCGCACATGCCGCTGGTGCTGGGGGAGACGGGCAACAAGAAGCTCTCCAAGCGCGACCCGCAGGCCGACCTGTTCCTGCACCGCGACCGCGGGTTCATCCACGAGGGGCTGCTGAACTACCTCGCACTCCTCGGCTGGTCGATCAGCCATGACCGGGACGTCTTCTCGCTCGAGGAGTTCACCACCGCCTTCGACATCGTCGACGTCAACCCGAACCCGGCCCGCTTCGACCAGAAGAAGGCCGAGTCGATCAACGGCGACCACATCAGGGCGCTCGACGGCAAGGACTTCGCCGAGCGGACCATCCCGTACCTCGCCGCCGCCGGACTCTTCGACGAGCCGACGCACGAGCAGCTGGTGCTGGCATTCCGCGTCGCGCCGCTGGTGCAGGAGCGTGTGCAGCTGCTGGGGGAGGTGCCCGGTATGGTCGGGTTCCTGTTCACCGACGAGGTGTCGTACGACGCGGATGCGCTGAAGGGCCTGCCGGCGAACGCCGCCGAGGTGCTCGAGGCGTGCGCCACGGCGCTAGAGCCGGTCGACGAGTTCACCCCGGACAGGATCCAGGAGGCTCTCGCCGAGGCTCTGGTCGAGAAGCTCGAGCTCAAGCCGCGCATAGCCTACGGACCCCCGCGCGTCGCGATCACGGGTCGTCGGGTCTCGCCGCCGTTGTTCGAGTCGATGGAGCTGCTGGGCAAGGACGAGTCGCTGCGGCGCCTGCGGGCGCTGTCCGCGTTCCTCGCCCGCTGAGTCGCAGAGCGGATGGCCGAGAGGGCGGGTGCCGACGGGCGCCCGCCCTCTCGTCGTCTTCGCGACGGAATGACAGCGCGGGAGACGGATCGGAGGGCGACGCGCCCGGCCCGGTCGGTGCGTTTTGGCATTAGGGCCGTGGCTCGGGTAGGCTTGACTCTCGGTGCGAGGCTCCGGTTTCGCCCTTGGGGTATGGTGTAATTGGCAACACGGCGGTTTCTGGTTCCGTTGTTCTTGGTTCGAGTCCAGGTACCCCAGCAAGACGAAAACCCCCGCTCAGGCGGGGGTTTCGTCGTTTCCGCGCCCGGCTTCTATTCGCACTCTCCGAGGAAGCCGAGGTAGCAGACGGCCTCGTGCGTCTCGGCGGGCCGGTAGTCGTCGTTGGACACCTGCCTCGTGTCGATCTCGGGCGTGCGGCTGAGTGTGCCGTAGGTGCCCAGGGTGGCCACGTAGTAGCCGTCGCCGTCCTGCGCCCTCATCTCGTCGATCGCGCCGCTGTACTCGGTGCAGAGGGCGGTCGCGGCTTCCGTGAGCTCCACGCCGACACAGGAGGCGGTGTAGGTGGCGGCCATGAGGTCCGTGCAGTCGGTCCAGTCCTGATTGACGGTGCAGGGGTTCGTCGAATCCATCGCCACGTCGTAGCGCCCGGTCTCGAACTCCTCGCTGTGGAAGGTCTCGGGCTGCTCCGGCACGTCGGTCTTGGTCCAATGCCGCGCCGTCGTGAACGCGAAGACCACCACGATCGCCGCGATGACGAACAGGGCGCCGAGGACCGAGAGGGTGACCCACAGGCCCACCCGCTTCTTCTTCACGGGCTGGCCGTCGGGACCGGGCAGATGACCCGGGTATCCGGGAGCCGCCCCGTACGCGGGGTCGTACCCGGGGTACGGCTGCGTCGCCGCGTAGGCCTGACCGGCGGGTGCCGCGAACACCTGATCCGCCCGCGCTGCGGGGACGGTGTCGTGGATCGGGATCGTCGGCTGCGAATCCGCGGCAGGGGCGCTCTCGGATCCGGGCGGAGCGTACGGCGCAGACACGGCGTACGCGGGAGGCGGCGGGGGAGCGGCGGCCGGGGACGGCTGGATCGACAGCCAGTACGCGTGCCAGCTCTGCGTGGATGCGGGGTCGCCGGCGACCTGCTGCGCCTCGAGGTCGGTGAGCGGAAGTCCGAGCGTCGCCCTCAGATCGGGTCTGACCAGGGCAGCGTGGAAGTCCTCGAGCGACATCGTCATAGTCAGAGGATGGCAGACCTGCGCCGCGGTCGACAATCCGGCGATCGCGCCTAGCAGGTCGGATGCGGTCGGCGCCACACCCTTCCCGAGGTGCGCCGGGGGCGGGCATCGTAATGACGGTATTCCGCAGGACGGCGCCGCAGCGGCGGTGCAGGCAGGAGCAGACCATGGCACTCACCCGAGTCGTGCCCGGGCAGACCCCCGGCATCCGTCGCGTGCGATCGGGGTCGGGGTTCCGCTATCTCGACGCCGCGGGTCAGCCGGTCGTCGAGGCCGACCGCGAGCGCATCGACGATCTCGTCATCCCGCCGCGGTGGCACGACGTGTGGATCGCGGCCGATCCGCTCGCGCACATCCAGGCCGTCGGCACCGACGATGCGGGCCGACGCCAGTACCTCTACCACCCGCTGTGGCGCACCGGTCGCGATCAGCGCAAGTTCGCCCGCGCGCTCAAGCTCGCCGCGGCGCTGCCCGCGGCGCGGGCGAAGGTCACGCGTGCCATCGGCGAGCCCGGCCTGTCGAAGGAGCGCGCCCTCGCCGTGGCTTTCCGCCTGCTCGACGACGGTGCGCTGCGCATCGGCTCGGAGCGATACCTCGTCAAGCACGGCAGCAGGGGGCTCAGCACGCTGCGGCGCCGTGACGTACGCATCGAGGGGAGCACGGTCTCGCTCGAGTTCCCGGCCAAGAGCAGGCAGCTCGCCTCGATCGAGATCACCGACGGTCCGCTCGCAGAGGCCCTGTCGGAATTCGCCGTGGGCTCGCCCCGGGAGACGCTTCTGGCGTATCGCAAGGGGCGGCGTCGAGTCCGACTGACATCGGGGGAGATCAACGCCTACCTGCGCACGGTCGCCGGGTCCGCGTTCACGGCGAAGGACTTCCGCACCCTCCACGGCACGATCCTCGCCGCGGACGCCCTCGCGCGGATCGGACGCCTCGAGACCAAGAACGAGCGGCGGCGAGCCGAGCGCCTGGCCGTGCAGGCCACGGCCTCGGCGCTCGGCAACACCATCGCGGTCGCCAGGGGGAGCTACATCGACCCGAAGGTGTTCCGGCTGTACGCCCGAGGGCGGCTGCTCGACCTCTCCGTGTCGCCCGAGACCGCCATCCGCAAGCTGCTCGCGCGGTGACACCGTCTGCGGCGTCCGGTCGTTCCGGTCAGTTCGCGCGCGGGTACGTGTAGAAGCCCTCGCCCGTCGAGACGCCGAGCTTGCCCTTGTCGATGTACTGCTCCTTGAGCAGCTGCGCGAAGCGCTGCTGCTTCTCGCCGCCCATCCGGGAGATGTTGTAGGCCGTCGTGAGACCGACGATGTCGTAGATCTCGAACGGGCCGGCCGGCGCTCCGGTGCCGATCCGCCAGGTCGCGTCGATCGCCTCGGGGTCGGCGATGCCGTCGACGAGGAGTCCGGCCCCGGCTTCGAGGAACGGCACGAGCATGGAGTTCAGGAGATAGCCCGCCTTCTCCTTCTTGATCGGGATCGGGACCATGCCGATCTCCGCCGCGAACGCGACGACCGCGTCGTAGACCGACGGGTCGGTCTCGGGAGTTCCCATCACCTCGGCGGTGTTGTGCGACCAGATCTCGTTGGCGAAGTGCAGGGCGAGGAACCGATCGGGGCGCCCCGTCGACGCGGCGAGTGCGCTGGGGAGCAGAGTCGAGGAGTTGGTCGCGAAGATGGTCGTCTCCGGCGCAGCGTCCGCGAGCGTGCGATAGATGTTCTGCTTCAGCTCCAGGTTCTCGGGGACCGCCTCGATGACGAGGTCGGCGGTGGCAGCGGCATCCGTCAGGTCGGAGGTGAGGCGGATGCGGGCGATGGTCGCCGCCGCTCGGCCGCCTGCGGCATTCTCCACACCGTCTGCGACGTATCGTGCGGCGAGTGCGTCGAACCGCTCGGCCGCGCGGTCGAGCGCGGCCTGATCGATGTCGTACGCCACGACGTCGAAGCCGTGGAAGGCGGTCTGGAACGCGATCTGCGATCCGAGGACGCCGGTGCCGAGAACGGTGATGTTCTTCATTTCTCTTCCTTCTGTGGGGGCCTTGTGGGCCGTGGTCACGATGTGACGTCGCCGCGGTCGAAGCGCTGGAGGTCGTGCGCGAAGCGCGAGACCTCGGCATCCGACCATCGAGCGAGATGGGTGTCGATCACGTCCTGCAGCGTGTCGAGCGTCCGTCGGAAGGCGTCTTCGCCGTCTGGTGTGAGTTCGAGGGGGCGACCGCGCCCCGCGGTTCCCGGCGCCTCGCGGACGAGCCCGAGCGTGATGAGGGAGGAGAGCTGCCGCGACACCGTCGAGCGGTTGAGCCGGAACATCTGCGCGATGTCGATGGACCGGATCCCCGGGGTGTCGGCGATCGCCATCACGATCGACTGATCGGTGATCGAGAGTCGGGTCTCGCCGGATCGGGCGTCCACCAGTCCTCGGCGGGTGATGGCGAGGAGGGATCGCAGCACCGCCGCACTGTCCGCTCCTCGCGCATCCGCGTCGTGCTCTTGTTGCATAGTGCAACTGTAAACCTTCATGTTGCGCAATGCAACGCAGAGCGTCGCAGGACTGCGACAGCCTTGCGACACCCTGGCGACCACCTGCCGCGATCCGCTTCCTACGCTGACGGCATGACCACTCCGTACCCGCCGCACCCGCTCTCGCCCGCACCGCCGTCGCGCACGAACGGTCTCGCCATCGCGACCCTCGTGCTGGGGATCTGCGGTTTCGCCATCATCCCGATCATCCTCGGTCACATCGCTCTGGCGCAGATCCGCGCGCGACATGAGGGCGGCGGCGGCATGGCGATCGCGGGCCTGGTGCTGGGGTATCTGACGTTCGCCGGGTACGCGGTGCTCGTCGTGGTGCTGGTCGCATCCGTGACGGGGGGAATCGTCTGGGGAGCCAGATGAAAGGATGGGGGTATGGACACAGCCAACCTCACGCGAGAGGAGACTGCCGCGCGATCCGCTGCGGTCTCGGTCCGCAGCATCCGCGTCGAACTCGATCTGACCGGAGCGCCCGAGCGGGCCCGCAGCGGATTCCCGACGGCGACGACGCTGGAGTTCGCCTCGACGGTCGAGACGACGTGGCTCGATTTCATCGGCGAGAGCGTGACGCGCCTCGTCGTCAACGGCGCAGAGCAGGAGATCGTCTACGACGGCGCCCGCATCGCGCTGCGCGGCCTCGCGAGCGTCAACACCGTCCGGGTCGAGGCCGTCGGCGCGTACAGCCGCTCCGGTGAGGGGCTGCACCGCTTCCACGACCCGGTCGACGACCGGACGTATCTGTACACGCAGTACGAACCCGCCGACTCCCGGCGGGTGATGGCCTGCTTCGAGCAGCCCGACATCAAGGCGCCCTACACGTTCGTGGTCGACGCGCCGTCGGGCTGGGAGGTGCTGTCGAATCAGACCGCCGCGGTCGTGGACGTCGGCGTCGGCGTGCAGCGCGTCGAGTTCGCCCCGACGCTCCCCATCTCCAGCTACATCACCGCGGTCGCGGCCGGCCCCTATCTCCGCGTCGACGGCGAGTGGCGGCGCGGCGAGCAGCACATCCCGCTCGGGCTGTTCGTCCGTCGGTCCCTGTCGCCGTACCTCGAATCCGATGAGATCCTCGAGGTCACCCGCCAGGGGCTCGACTTCTTCGACGAGTCGTTCGCCTCCCCGTACCCGTGGGGCAAGTACGACCAGATCTTCGTTCCCGAGTACAACCTCGGAGCCATGGAGAATCCGGGTCTCGTGACCTTCACCGAGGCGTATCTCTCGCGAGGGGCCGCGACCCAGGCCCAGCGCGCGGCGCGGGCGAACACGATCCTGCACGAGATGGCACACATGTGGTTCGGCGACCTCGTGACGATGAAGTGGTGGGACGATCTCTGGCTGAAGGAGTCCTTCGCCGACTACATGGGATCGCACGCCTCGGCCGTCGCGACCCGCTTCCACGACGCATGGGTGAAGTTCGCCGCGAACCGCAAGGCGTGGGCCTATCAGCAGGACCAGCTCCCCACCACGCATCCGATCGTCGCGGACATCACCGATCTCGAGGCGGCGAAACTCAACTTCGACGGCATCACGTACGCGAAGGGTGCGGCCGTGCTCAAGCAGCTCGTCGCGTTCGTCGGCGATGAGGCGTTCTTCGAGGGAGCGCGTCGCTACTTCGCCGCCAACGCGTTCGGCAACACGACGCTCGAGGACTTCCTCGTCGAACTCAGCGCGGTATCCGGTCGCGACATGTCGGAGTGGTCGCGAGCCTGGTTGCAGACGACCGGCGTGTCGACACTGTGGATCGAGCGGGATGCCGACGGGGCGACGGTGCTCGTGCAGAGCGATGCGCGACCGCACCGCCTGCGCGTGGGGTTCTACGAGCACGTGGACGGCCGGGTCGTCCGCCGCGAGCAGATCGCGCTGGACATCCACGACGAGCGCACTCGGGTCGAATTCCCTGACGCCGATCTCGTGCTGCTCAACGACGACGACCTGACCTACGCCAAGGTGCGCCTCGACGAGGCGTCACTGGTGACCGTCCACGACCTGCTGTCCGATGTCGAGGATCCGCTCGCGCGCGCGGTCATCTGGTCGTCGCTGTGGAACGCGACACGGGACGGCGAGCTGGCGGCGACCCGCTACACCTCGATCGTGCGAGCGCACGCGCCCGGGGAGACGAACATCGGCCTCCTGGGCGGTGTGCTCGCGAATGCGCTGTTCGCCGTCAGACACTACGTCACGGACGAGGACAGGCAGCACGAGCAGAGGCAGTGGGTGGAGGCCGCTTGGAGCGCGCTGCACGCGGCGGATGCGGGCAGCGACGCGCAGCTCTCCTGGGCGCGTGCGGTGGCGGCCGCATCGGCGTTCGATGACGTGCGTGTCGATGATCTCCGCGCGATGCTCGACGGCCAGGTGCCCGAGGGGCTCGTCGTCGACCCGGACCTGCGGTGGCAGCTGCTGACGGCGCTCGCGACGACGGGGCACGCGGGATCGAGCGAGATTGAGCACGAGCTGCAGCGTGACGACACCGGAAGCGGCCGCACCGCCGCGCGTCGGGCCCTCGCCGCGCGACCAGATGCGACGGTGCGAGCCGCCGCCTGGCACGCCGCCTGGACGGACGAGGGCCTCAGCAACGATCACCTCGATGCCGAGATCGCCGGGTTCCGTGCCGGTGGCCGCCGAGATCTCGTCGAGGGCTTCGACGAGGAGTACTTCGACCGCATCCTGCACGCGTGGCGTTCGCGGAGCATCGAGCTGGCGCGACGCCTGGTCGCTGGGCTCTTCCCCGCGATGCCGACGCTGCAGCGCGTCGACGCGTGGCTCGACGAGCACCACGACGCCCCGGCCGCCCTTCGCCGGATCGTCATCGAGCAGCGTGATCATCTCGCCCGGGACATCCGTGTGCGAGCGGCGCAGGCTCAGTCCGCCTCGAGCTCTGCGACGGTGCTCTGACCCACGGCGAGATGGTCCGGTCGATCGTCGCTCTGCGTCAGGAGGACGAGGGCGATGTACGCGGCCCAGGCTCGCGCGCGCACCCAGGTCGCGTCGTCGTAGCGAGAGCCGGTCGAGGCTCGGAACTCGGCGCGGCCTGGCGCGTCGAAGAGCATCCATGCCGACGCGAGGTCGTAGGCGGGGTCTCCCGATGTGACGTCGCCGAAGTCGATGAGCGCTGCGAGCGACCCGTCGCGAACCAGGAGGTTGCCGGGGTGCAGATCGCCGTGCACCCAGACCTGCTCGACGCTCGGCGGCGCCCCGAGACCATCGGCCCACGCCTGTCGCAGCGCCGAGCGGGTCGGGAGCGCGTCGAGCCGAGGGCGCATCGCGCTCTCCCGTGTGCTCAGGGCGCGACCGCGCACGGGATTACGCGGCGCATCGGCGGGTGCCGGTACATGGAGGGCGAGAAGTGATGCGGCGAGCCGCGGTGCCCAGCGGGAATTCACGGTTCGTGATGACCGCAGCGCGGTCGTGCCATCGATCCAGGGGATGATCGACCACGGTCGGGGGAACGCCTCGGTCGGCTCGCCGGCGAGCACCGGGATCGGAGTGCGGATGCCGAGCGCCGCCAACACCGGCCCGATCTCTGCCAGTGCACGGTGCTCGTTGGCGATGAGAGGCACCGCGAGGGCACGTCTCGGCAGGCGCACGAGCAGCTCGGAGCCGAGCCGCCACATCGCGTTGTCCCAGCCCTCGGCGAAGAGCCGGAGGGGGAGTTCGGACAGGCGCGGCGCCGCCGTGCGGAGCAGCGCCCGCACGGCGACCTCGTCGACCGGATACTCTGCGGCGGGGGAGTCCGCCATGCTCAGATGTCGAGCGACTCGCCCGGTTCGAGGACCGAGAACTCTCCGCCGCCCTGTTCAGTGGCCCACTGCAGGCGCTGGCGGTGCATGGTCTTTCCCGCGACCGACAGCGTCATGTCGTGCGTCCCGAATGCACGACGGGGCGCGACTGCGAGCACGTAGTCCATAGCCTCGCCGACCTTCAGCCAGGGTGCGCCGAGCGGGGCGGCGAGCGTGCCGACCTCGACCCCCTCGGGTACCGCGTAGGAGTCGCCGGGGTAGTAGAACGTGTCGTTGACCAGCACGCCCACGTTGTCGACCGTGGGGAGCGAGGAGTGGATCACCTCGTGGGTGCCGCCGAAGAACCGCAGGGTGAACGCACCGACCTCCACCGTGTCTCCGGGAGCGACCACGGAGATCTCGTAGCCGCCGGCGGCGGCCGCGACGCCGGCGGGCGCATAGATCGGCGTGCCGGGGGCTGCTCGGAGGATGCGGTCGAGGTGTTCGGGGGTCCAATGATCGGGATGCTCGTGCGTGATGACGAGGGCGACCAGCCCGCCGAGGTCGTTCAGCGGAGCGGTGAACGAGCCCGGATCGATGAGGAGGATGTCGTCGCCCTGCTGGATGCGGAGAGCGGCATGTTCGAATTTGGTGACGCGCATGAGACGAGTCAACTCCTTCGCGACGGCGCTGGCAAACCCCTTGCGCGTGCGCCACGCCCGGGATTCGGATGGAGTTCGGCTCGATTTGGCGGCGCGATAATCGTCATGGCATACTTGAACAGTTGTCGCGGCACGGAAACGTTCCGCCAGACGGCCCCATCGTATAGCGGCCTAGTACGCTGCCCTCTCACGGCGGTAACGCGGGTTCGAATCCCGCTGGGGTCACACAACACACGAAAGCCCTCGGTTCGCCGAGGGCTTTCGTCATCTCCGGGTGTCTCCCTCCGTTCTCCGGGCGGGGCCCGACCCGGTTCTGTAGGTCAGCGCAAGGCTGAGCGGGTCGTCGACATCAGTCGCAGCGCAGCCGCTGTCCCGATCAGCGCCGCCGCCGCGAGCGGGAAGTCGAGTCCGTACGCGGTGATCCCGACGACCGGAGTGACGAAGAGCAGCACGGCGGCGACGGTCGCACCGGCGCTCGGGTGACGGGCGACTCCGGCCGGCGGGGTCTTCTCGAACCGCACCAGCCACAGCGAGAGCGCCCACACGGCTCCGAGGACGACGAGCAGGAACAGCGGTCGCGTCCACCACCAGGCCGGACTCCCCGGCGCGGGAAGGGGGAGCGGCAACAGGAGCTGGATGCCGATGAGGATCATGATCACCGGCAGGTGCCAGAGGTAGATCGTCATGAGGCGGGAGCCGATGAGGAACACCGCGCCCTGGGCCGCCCTGGTCCGCATGAGCGCAGTGAGAGGACGACGCAGAAGCGTCAGAGCGGATGCCTGGACGACGGCGAGCATCACCATCGCCGCGGTCGGCGGCCACTGGTTGCCGAGCATGTTCCAGGAGTAGCCGCCGAGCGACACCAGGCCCCAGAGCGCGGCGTATCCGGCGGCGATGAGCAGCATCAGCTGCCAGTCCCGCCTCGCGGCGAACCACCCGTCGAACAGGAAGAACCCGAGCTGCTGGGCGAACAGCCACACGAACACGATGTTGGGGATGCCGAACAGTTCCTGACCGAGGCCGTAGCCGGTGCCCGCGATCGGCTGGATCGCGAGCATCCCGCCCACGACCGTGAAGCGGAGCGTGTCGATGACCACGGCGCCCGCGAGAAGGACGATCAGCACGTGCATGCCGTGGCGTTCGTGCAGGCCCATCATCGTCGGGGCCAGGGCCTGGACGATCATGTACGCCGCCAGGAACCAGAGCGGCGATCCGATGCCGATGGCAACCACGTCGACGAGGGCGGGGTCGAGCCCGATCAGTCGGGCGGCGCCGAGCGCTGCGGTGAGGAAGACGAAGAGTGCGAGCGCGGGGCGTGCGAGCCGCAGCAGGCGCACGCGCACGAACACGTCTGCGGACTCGCCGCGGGCGACCGCCGACCGCCAGCCGGCGCGTGCCGCGTACCCGCCGACGACGAAGAACAGCGGCATGATGTTCGCCACCCATGAGGCGGCCGTGAACCACGGCTGCGCCTCGACCGTCCGCTCGATGAGCAGCGATCCGTCGGGCGCGCGCCCGACCCCGGTGAAGAGGATGTGCACGAACACGACCAGCAGCACGCACGTGACCCGCGCCAGATCGAGCGTGAGGTCGCGGCCCTGCGGGGCCGTGCGAGGCGTCGAGACTGCGGCGGCGCTGCTCATGCCGACGACTCTAGCGGTGCACGGCTCCCGGCCCGGGGAGCCTCACTCCGAGAACTCCTCGGCGGCAGGCACCCCGACCGT
The sequence above is a segment of the Microbacterium sp. Root553 genome. Coding sequences within it:
- a CDS encoding acyl-CoA dehydrogenase family protein — encoded protein: MTITDAVTTGLGDRWRESARPQTTDEWLGRAQEVADILAVDAVERDRANRTPHAEVQLLKDSGLVTLLGPRAHGGAGETWETAYRVIRTVARGDGSIGQVLGYHYLWAWAARLVGTEEQIAAVEELYTSNAFVFGGAVNPRDSDLLIREDGDDLVFSGRKSFSTGGQISDLTVLEGVLEGTDTHIFAIVPTAQDGIVFADDWDSLGQRLTESGSVQIRDVRVPWAEAAGFVDRQFRPLTYNTLNVPTIQLVFANFYLGIAQGALETASAYTRTRTRPWPYGGDDKQHATDEWYLLEGYGELASTLWADEALLDAVGGEISAVLHAPREELTARRRGEIAVRVAAGKLRVVDDGLTVATKVYELTGARASASSVGLDIFWRNLRTHSLHDPIAYKKREVGTFVLKNEVPEPTWYT
- the gltX gene encoding glutamate--tRNA ligase, with translation MATPHPLTTTASGTDVRVRFCPSPTGLPHVGMVRTALFNWAYARHTGGKMVFRIEDTDAARDSEESFRQLVDALTWLKIDWDEGVEVGGPHAPYRQSERHEIYRGVIDKLLATGALYESYSTAEEIDARNEANGRAKQLGYDNFDRTLTEEQKAAFRAEGRQPALRLQAPDEDLTYVDLIRGEVTFPAGSFPDFVVVRPNGIPLYTFVNPVDDALMGITHVLRGEDLMPSTARQLALYAALIEAGVTTFVPRFAHMPLVLGETGNKKLSKRDPQADLFLHRDRGFIHEGLLNYLALLGWSISHDRDVFSLEEFTTAFDIVDVNPNPARFDQKKAESINGDHIRALDGKDFAERTIPYLAAAGLFDEPTHEQLVLAFRVAPLVQERVQLLGEVPGMVGFLFTDEVSYDADALKGLPANAAEVLEACATALEPVDEFTPDRIQEALAEALVEKLELKPRIAYGPPRVAITGRRVSPPLFESMELLGKDESLRRLRALSAFLAR
- a CDS encoding DNA topoisomerase IB; this encodes MALTRVVPGQTPGIRRVRSGSGFRYLDAAGQPVVEADRERIDDLVIPPRWHDVWIAADPLAHIQAVGTDDAGRRQYLYHPLWRTGRDQRKFARALKLAAALPAARAKVTRAIGEPGLSKERALAVAFRLLDDGALRIGSERYLVKHGSRGLSTLRRRDVRIEGSTVSLEFPAKSRQLASIEITDGPLAEALSEFAVGSPRETLLAYRKGRRRVRLTSGEINAYLRTVAGSAFTAKDFRTLHGTILAADALARIGRLETKNERRRAERLAVQATASALGNTIAVARGSYIDPKVFRLYARGRLLDLSVSPETAIRKLLAR
- a CDS encoding 3-hydroxyacyl-CoA dehydrogenase — encoded protein: MKNITVLGTGVLGSQIAFQTAFHGFDVVAYDIDQAALDRAAERFDALAARYVADGVENAAGGRAAATIARIRLTSDLTDAAATADLVIEAVPENLELKQNIYRTLADAAPETTIFATNSSTLLPSALAASTGRPDRFLALHFANEIWSHNTAEVMGTPETDPSVYDAVVAFAAEIGMVPIPIKKEKAGYLLNSMLVPFLEAGAGLLVDGIADPEAIDATWRIGTGAPAGPFEIYDIVGLTTAYNISRMGGEKQQRFAQLLKEQYIDKGKLGVSTGEGFYTYPRAN
- a CDS encoding MarR family winged helix-turn-helix transcriptional regulator, which gives rise to MQQEHDADARGADSAAVLRSLLAITRRGLVDARSGETRLSITDQSIVMAIADTPGIRSIDIAQMFRLNRSTVSRQLSSLITLGLVREAPGTAGRGRPLELTPDGEDAFRRTLDTLQDVIDTHLARWSDAEVSRFAHDLQRFDRGDVTS
- a CDS encoding DUF4190 domain-containing protein codes for the protein MTTPYPPHPLSPAPPSRTNGLAIATLVLGICGFAIIPIILGHIALAQIRARHEGGGGMAIAGLVLGYLTFAGYAVLVVVLVASVTGGIVWGAR
- the pepN gene encoding aminopeptidase N translates to MDTANLTREETAARSAAVSVRSIRVELDLTGAPERARSGFPTATTLEFASTVETTWLDFIGESVTRLVVNGAEQEIVYDGARIALRGLASVNTVRVEAVGAYSRSGEGLHRFHDPVDDRTYLYTQYEPADSRRVMACFEQPDIKAPYTFVVDAPSGWEVLSNQTAAVVDVGVGVQRVEFAPTLPISSYITAVAAGPYLRVDGEWRRGEQHIPLGLFVRRSLSPYLESDEILEVTRQGLDFFDESFASPYPWGKYDQIFVPEYNLGAMENPGLVTFTEAYLSRGAATQAQRAARANTILHEMAHMWFGDLVTMKWWDDLWLKESFADYMGSHASAVATRFHDAWVKFAANRKAWAYQQDQLPTTHPIVADITDLEAAKLNFDGITYAKGAAVLKQLVAFVGDEAFFEGARRYFAANAFGNTTLEDFLVELSAVSGRDMSEWSRAWLQTTGVSTLWIERDADGATVLVQSDARPHRLRVGFYEHVDGRVVRREQIALDIHDERTRVEFPDADLVLLNDDDLTYAKVRLDEASLVTVHDLLSDVEDPLARAVIWSSLWNATRDGELAATRYTSIVRAHAPGETNIGLLGGVLANALFAVRHYVTDEDRQHEQRQWVEAAWSALHAADAGSDAQLSWARAVAAASAFDDVRVDDLRAMLDGQVPEGLVVDPDLRWQLLTALATTGHAGSSEIEHELQRDDTGSGRTAARRALAARPDATVRAAAWHAAWTDEGLSNDHLDAEIAGFRAGGRRDLVEGFDEEYFDRILHAWRSRSIELARRLVAGLFPAMPTLQRVDAWLDEHHDAPAALRRIVIEQRDHLARDIRVRAAQAQSASSSATVL